From a region of the Tenggerimyces flavus genome:
- a CDS encoding GNAT family N-acetyltransferase encodes MSVTFRPATPADAEAVALLHADSWRRFYRGAFADSYLDGDLETERRSVWAGRLGEPSGTVTVVAEDARGFAGFVHVMLDHDPVYGSLLDNLHVAHDRQRSGIGRALIVRAAEGVVARAARPTFYLWVLEQNTRAQAFYQAQGGQLAGREAVNSQPKDRLNGDPYGLRVVWPDARMAPPR; translated from the coding sequence ATGAGTGTCACGTTCCGCCCCGCTACGCCGGCCGATGCCGAGGCGGTGGCGCTGCTGCACGCGGACAGTTGGCGGCGGTTCTATCGCGGAGCGTTCGCCGACTCGTACCTCGACGGCGACCTCGAGACCGAACGCCGTAGCGTCTGGGCCGGGCGGCTCGGCGAGCCCAGCGGGACCGTCACGGTCGTGGCCGAGGACGCGCGAGGGTTCGCCGGGTTCGTGCACGTCATGCTCGACCACGACCCGGTGTACGGCAGCCTCCTCGACAACCTGCACGTCGCGCACGACCGGCAGCGGTCCGGCATCGGGCGCGCGCTGATCGTCCGCGCTGCCGAGGGCGTCGTCGCCCGAGCCGCGAGGCCCACCTTCTACCTGTGGGTGCTCGAGCAGAACACCCGAGCCCAGGCGTTCTACCAGGCCCAAGGCGGCCAGCTCGCCGGCCGCGAGGCGGTCAACAGCCAGCCCAAGGACAGGCTGAACGGCGACCCGTACGGCCTCCGCGTCGTCTGGCCCGACGCCCGCATGGCACCGCCGCGTTAA
- a CDS encoding amidohydrolase family protein has product MIDVHTHCLTAEHWGCEYHDHWQPVYGDPWVDVTPEAYDAAMVGVKAAFVFGLRATAAGVGTPNDFVEKFCASTRTETIGFMSLDPTDPDVLEQLADGVARGLRGIKLYPVLALFDPRDARFDPFYQAALDAGLVLLWHMGATPSPVGDLSVSQPLVVDEVARRFPDLVQIIAHMGHPWQRETIVVLRKNRRVFSDVSANWARPQDGFHALVRAQEWGVVDKLLFGSDYPVWTPAEAVAGLRGLGDMKPAGLPWIEPSTIEHLLDSDPRAVLGLA; this is encoded by the coding sequence GTGATCGATGTTCATACGCACTGTCTGACCGCGGAGCACTGGGGGTGTGAGTACCACGACCACTGGCAACCGGTGTACGGCGACCCGTGGGTGGACGTGACGCCCGAGGCGTACGACGCGGCGATGGTCGGGGTGAAGGCGGCGTTCGTCTTCGGGCTGCGCGCGACGGCCGCGGGGGTGGGGACGCCGAACGACTTCGTGGAGAAGTTCTGCGCGTCCACGCGTACCGAGACGATCGGCTTCATGTCGTTGGACCCGACGGACCCGGACGTGTTGGAGCAACTGGCCGACGGTGTCGCGCGGGGGCTGCGTGGGATCAAGCTGTACCCGGTGTTGGCTCTGTTCGACCCGCGGGACGCGCGCTTCGACCCGTTCTACCAGGCGGCTCTCGATGCTGGGCTGGTGTTGCTGTGGCACATGGGCGCGACGCCGAGCCCGGTCGGTGACCTGTCGGTGAGCCAGCCGCTGGTCGTGGACGAGGTGGCGCGGCGGTTCCCGGACCTGGTGCAGATCATCGCGCACATGGGGCATCCGTGGCAGCGCGAGACGATCGTGGTGCTGCGGAAGAACCGGCGGGTGTTCTCCGACGTGTCGGCGAACTGGGCGCGGCCGCAGGACGGGTTCCACGCGTTGGTGCGGGCGCAGGAGTGGGGCGTGGTCGACAAGCTGCTGTTCGGCTCGGATTATCCGGTGTGGACGCCGGCCGAGGCGGTCGCGGGCCTGCGTGGGCTGGGTGACATGAAGCCGGCGGGACTGCCGTGGATCGAGCCGTCGACCATCGAGCACCTGCTGGACTCCGACCCCCGCGCGGTCCTCGGCCTCGCCTGA
- a CDS encoding IclR family transcriptional regulator, producing the protein MARVVRTGPTAVVDDEKPASANYHAHALARGLALLELLANGPQPMTLTEFHRRTKMPKSTLVRLLAVLTEAEFIVRVDERPAFRLAHKVLTLSTAYVASLDVSETAGAYLAELSAKTGHTANLGILDGDQVLHLCVHEPDRPIRFTAMAGSRASAYCTGLGKVLLANVAADRIELHVPEEPFPPRTEATVTTVEQLSKELRKIQRRGYAFDDNEWSIGLRCLAVPVPIADVGVAALSVAGPAAEFVNDRHAGYLESLREAASAMAADADLVAVLSITYKSLLPAEQGGKS; encoded by the coding sequence GTGGCACGAGTAGTCAGGACCGGGCCAACCGCGGTGGTCGACGACGAGAAGCCGGCATCGGCCAACTATCACGCGCACGCGCTGGCGCGCGGCCTCGCGCTGCTCGAGCTGTTGGCGAACGGGCCGCAGCCGATGACGCTCACCGAGTTCCACCGGCGAACGAAGATGCCGAAGAGCACGCTCGTCCGGCTGCTGGCGGTGCTCACCGAGGCGGAGTTCATCGTGCGTGTCGACGAGCGTCCGGCGTTCCGGCTCGCGCACAAGGTGCTGACGCTGTCGACTGCGTACGTCGCGAGCCTCGACGTGTCGGAGACAGCGGGGGCGTACCTCGCCGAGCTGTCGGCCAAGACCGGGCACACCGCGAACCTCGGAATCCTCGATGGCGACCAGGTGCTGCACCTGTGCGTGCACGAGCCCGACCGGCCGATCCGCTTCACCGCGATGGCCGGGTCGCGCGCGTCGGCGTACTGCACGGGTCTGGGCAAGGTGCTGCTGGCGAACGTCGCGGCGGACCGGATCGAGCTGCACGTGCCGGAGGAGCCGTTCCCGCCGCGGACGGAGGCGACGGTCACCACGGTGGAGCAGCTGAGCAAGGAGCTGCGGAAGATCCAGCGTCGTGGCTACGCGTTCGACGACAACGAGTGGAGCATCGGGCTGCGCTGCCTCGCGGTGCCGGTGCCGATCGCGGACGTCGGCGTGGCTGCGCTGAGCGTGGCGGGTCCGGCGGCGGAGTTCGTGAACGATCGGCACGCGGGGTATCTGGAGTCGCTGCGCGAGGCGGCGTCGGCCATGGCGGCGGACGCGGATCTCGTTGCGGTGTTGAGCATTACGTACAAGTCGTTGTTGCCGGCTGAACAGGGTGGCAAGTCGTGA
- a CDS encoding N-acyl-D-amino-acid deacylase family protein, whose translation MTDLVLSGGLLVDGTGAPARLADVAISGGHVSAVGSVGPATRTIDVSGRVVAPGFVDLHSHSDVTLLSNPSAPSKVRQGVTTEVVGNCGLGTFPFGGSVGELRGAVSFLDRDPAVAWDWTDFVGYVAALSAAGPAVNVAALVAHIPLRLASGGDLVRLRGLLADALAAGAAGASTGLAYAPLHDVGEDELVAIGETVAAADRLFAWHLRDYADELLPSVEQAVRVAERTGCRTQISHLVGVGRRNWGKVKLALDRVDEALNRGIDVGVDIYPYLAGSTVLAQLLPDLDDHPLEWSDITLATGVPDELVGRTIADLDGDGADVVRTLVAAHPTATMIAGGRSADDLLAVLTHPAAVVGSDGFALDAAGPTGEGLTHPRSYGCYPRLLTDYVGAGRSTLEQAIAKCTSLPARRIGLTDRGAVAEGYAADLVVLDLERLADRSTYVTPHAYPEGVELVIVNGSVVVHNEDHASTPAGVVLRLKQDRRQSWHE comes from the coding sequence GTGACGGATCTGGTGTTGAGCGGTGGGTTGCTGGTCGACGGGACGGGTGCACCCGCGCGCTTGGCGGACGTCGCGATCAGCGGCGGCCACGTGTCGGCGGTCGGCTCGGTCGGCCCTGCGACGCGAACGATCGACGTGTCCGGGCGGGTCGTCGCACCCGGGTTCGTCGACCTGCACAGCCACTCCGACGTCACGTTGCTGAGCAACCCGTCCGCGCCGAGCAAGGTCCGGCAGGGGGTGACGACCGAGGTCGTGGGCAACTGCGGGCTCGGCACGTTCCCGTTCGGTGGTTCCGTCGGCGAACTGCGAGGCGCTGTCAGCTTCCTCGACCGCGATCCCGCGGTGGCGTGGGACTGGACGGACTTCGTCGGGTACGTCGCGGCGCTGTCGGCGGCGGGTCCGGCGGTGAACGTCGCAGCGCTCGTCGCCCACATCCCTCTTCGCCTGGCCAGTGGTGGCGACCTCGTGCGACTCCGCGGGCTGCTCGCCGACGCGTTGGCCGCGGGTGCCGCCGGTGCGTCGACCGGTCTGGCGTACGCGCCGCTCCACGACGTCGGCGAGGACGAGCTCGTCGCGATCGGCGAGACCGTCGCTGCGGCGGACAGGCTGTTCGCCTGGCACCTCCGGGACTACGCCGACGAGCTGCTCCCGTCGGTCGAGCAGGCGGTCCGCGTCGCGGAACGCACGGGCTGCCGTACGCAGATCTCCCATCTCGTCGGTGTCGGCCGCCGCAACTGGGGCAAGGTCAAGCTCGCGCTCGACCGCGTCGACGAGGCGCTGAATCGCGGCATCGACGTCGGCGTCGACATCTACCCGTACCTCGCCGGCAGCACCGTGCTCGCCCAGCTGCTCCCCGACCTCGACGACCATCCGCTGGAGTGGAGCGACATCACGCTCGCGACCGGTGTGCCGGACGAGCTCGTGGGCCGGACGATCGCCGACCTCGACGGGGACGGCGCGGACGTCGTACGTACGTTGGTCGCCGCGCACCCGACCGCGACGATGATCGCCGGCGGCCGCAGCGCGGACGACCTGCTCGCGGTGCTCACCCATCCGGCTGCGGTGGTCGGGTCGGACGGGTTCGCGCTCGACGCCGCTGGTCCGACCGGCGAGGGGCTGACGCATCCGCGTTCGTACGGCTGCTATCCGCGGCTGCTGACCGACTACGTCGGCGCCGGCCGGTCGACGCTGGAGCAGGCGATCGCGAAGTGCACGTCGCTGCCCGCGCGGCGGATCGGGCTGACCGACCGCGGGGCCGTCGCGGAGGGGTACGCGGCGGACCTGGTCGTGCTGGACCTCGAGCGGCTCGCCGATCGTTCGACGTACGTCACCCCGCATGCCTATCCCGAGGGCGTGGAACTCGTGATCGTCAACGGGTCGGTTGTGGTACACAACGAGGATCACGCGTCGACGCCGGCCGGTGTGGTGCTGAGGCTCAAACAGGATCGGAGACAGTCGTGGCACGAGTAG
- a CDS encoding ABC transporter ATP-binding protein, with translation MSDPILEAHNLVKHFPIRKGLLRRQTGAVQAVDDVSFALQRGRTLGLVGESGCGKSTTGRMLVRLLPPTSGRIVYQGTDLASMDPAAIRRLRSEIQIVFQDPYSSLSPRLTVHEIVAEPLRIHGRYKDGGKRRVGELLELVGLSPEHANRYAHEFSGGQRQRIGIARALALDPKVLVLDEPVSALDVSIQAQVVNQLAQLQKRLDLAYLFISHDLSVVRHICDDVAVMYLGKIVEIGTRQDIFERPTHPYTQALLSAVPVPDPVGRDERERVLLKGDVPNPANPPSGCRFRTRCPKADQLCAGQEPALIDRLGEGHPSACHYPERIDILATSSGRAPS, from the coding sequence ATGAGCGATCCGATCCTCGAGGCGCACAACCTGGTCAAGCACTTCCCCATCCGCAAGGGACTGTTGCGACGGCAGACCGGCGCGGTGCAGGCGGTCGACGACGTGAGTTTCGCCTTGCAACGTGGGCGAACGCTGGGCCTCGTCGGCGAGTCGGGCTGCGGCAAGTCGACGACCGGGCGGATGCTCGTCCGGCTGCTCCCGCCGACGTCGGGCCGGATCGTCTACCAGGGCACGGACCTCGCGTCCATGGATCCGGCGGCGATCCGGCGGCTGCGCAGCGAGATCCAGATCGTCTTCCAGGACCCGTACTCCTCGCTCAGCCCGCGCCTCACCGTGCACGAGATCGTCGCGGAGCCGCTGCGGATCCACGGGCGGTACAAGGACGGCGGCAAGCGGCGGGTCGGTGAGCTGCTCGAGCTCGTCGGCCTCTCCCCCGAGCACGCCAACCGGTACGCGCACGAGTTCTCCGGCGGGCAGCGGCAGCGCATCGGCATCGCGCGGGCTTTGGCGCTCGATCCGAAGGTGCTGGTGCTCGACGAGCCGGTGTCCGCGTTGGACGTCTCGATCCAGGCCCAGGTCGTGAATCAGCTTGCTCAGTTGCAGAAACGGCTCGATCTGGCGTACCTGTTCATCTCCCACGACCTGTCGGTCGTGCGGCACATCTGTGACGACGTCGCGGTGATGTACCTCGGCAAGATCGTGGAGATCGGGACGCGCCAGGACATCTTCGAGCGGCCCACCCATCCGTACACCCAGGCGTTGCTGTCGGCGGTGCCCGTTCCGGATCCCGTCGGGCGGGACGAACGCGAACGCGTGCTGCTGAAGGGCGACGTGCCCAACCCGGCGAATCCGCCGTCGGGCTGCCGGTTCCGTACCCGCTGCCCCAAGGCCGACCAGCTGTGCGCCGGGCAGGAGCCGGCGCTGATCGACCGGCTCGGCGAGGGGCACCCGAGCGCCTGCCACTACCCGGAGCGGATCGACATCCTCGCCACCTCCTCCGGGAGGGCTCCGTCGTGA
- a CDS encoding ABC transporter ATP-binding protein, producing MNEQPLLEIRDLRVEFNTDDGVVRAVDSVSFDVFPGEVLGVVGESGSGKSVTAMSILGLIRQPPGKITGGTIGFRGKDLLRMKTKELRRVRGGDIAMVFQDPMTALNPVITVGQQITEALHLHNGNLSPGGARERAIGLLALVGVPDPPARFRQYPHEYSGGMRQRAMIAMAIANDPALLIADEPTTALDVTIQAQVLALLRKAARETGAATILITHDLGVIAELADRIVVMYAGRIVETGDVRSIFANPRHPYTRGLLDSLPRLDQDTDELRPIAGSPPSLIDVPSGCAFHPRCAISRGRERCRTERPELAVAATGQLSACHFHAELAPEPSHQEVTA from the coding sequence ATGAACGAGCAACCCCTGTTGGAGATTCGCGATCTTCGCGTCGAGTTCAACACCGACGACGGTGTGGTCCGGGCTGTCGACAGCGTCAGCTTCGACGTGTTCCCCGGCGAGGTGCTCGGCGTCGTCGGCGAGTCCGGCTCGGGCAAGAGCGTCACCGCGATGAGCATCCTCGGACTGATCCGGCAGCCGCCCGGCAAGATCACCGGCGGCACGATCGGCTTCCGCGGCAAGGACCTGTTGCGGATGAAGACCAAGGAGCTGCGGCGCGTCCGCGGCGGCGACATCGCGATGGTGTTCCAGGACCCGATGACCGCGCTCAACCCGGTCATCACCGTCGGGCAGCAGATCACCGAGGCGCTGCACCTGCACAACGGCAACCTCAGCCCGGGCGGCGCGCGGGAGCGGGCGATCGGGCTGCTCGCGCTGGTCGGCGTACCCGATCCGCCGGCGAGGTTCCGGCAGTATCCGCACGAGTACTCCGGCGGCATGCGGCAGCGCGCGATGATCGCGATGGCGATCGCGAACGACCCCGCGCTGCTCATCGCCGACGAGCCGACGACCGCGCTCGACGTGACGATCCAGGCCCAGGTGTTGGCGCTGCTCCGCAAGGCCGCGCGGGAGACCGGGGCCGCGACGATCCTCATCACCCACGACCTCGGCGTGATCGCCGAGCTCGCGGACCGGATCGTGGTGATGTACGCGGGCCGCATCGTCGAGACCGGCGACGTCCGCAGCATCTTCGCCAACCCGCGCCACCCGTACACCCGCGGCCTGCTCGACAGCCTCCCCCGGCTCGACCAGGACACCGACGAGCTGCGGCCGATCGCGGGCAGCCCGCCGAGCCTCATCGACGTGCCGTCCGGGTGCGCGTTCCATCCGCGCTGCGCGATCAGCCGGGGGCGGGAACGCTGTCGTACGGAACGTCCGGAGCTCGCCGTCGCCGCGACGGGTCAGCTCAGCGCCTGCCACTTCCACGCCGAGCTCGCCCCTGAGCCCTCGCACCAGGAGGTGACCGCGTGA
- the opp4C gene encoding oligopeptide ABC transporter permease — translation MTGADLTAASAVPRGIRSRTPGGMAVRRFFRNKIAVGGAVVLIVVVALAIFAPLVSSYDPNAVDLRAFRQAPSAEHLFGTDSSGRDVFTRAIFAGRVSLGIGLSASLIAIVLGTLLGAVAGLLGGWVDAVIMRFADIMMSLPSLVVILVVAGILGPSLVTLIVAIGVFGWPVTGRVVRGATLSLREHEFILAANAVGASNWWLIRRHILPAVLAPVTVVGTLTVAGTILVEAALSFLGLGVQPPQASWGNMLIDAQNLTLVQTMPWLWLPPGIAIALTVLSVNFVGDGLRDAVDPRQG, via the coding sequence ATGACCGGCGCCGACCTGACCGCCGCGTCGGCGGTGCCGCGCGGGATCCGCAGCCGGACCCCCGGCGGCATGGCAGTCCGGCGGTTCTTCCGCAACAAGATCGCCGTCGGCGGCGCGGTCGTGCTGATCGTCGTCGTCGCGTTGGCGATCTTCGCGCCGTTGGTCTCCTCGTACGACCCGAACGCCGTCGACCTGCGCGCGTTCCGGCAGGCACCGTCGGCTGAGCACCTGTTCGGCACGGACTCCTCCGGCCGGGACGTCTTCACCCGCGCGATCTTCGCGGGCCGGGTGTCGCTCGGCATCGGGCTGTCCGCGTCACTGATCGCGATCGTGCTCGGCACGCTGCTCGGTGCCGTCGCCGGGCTGCTCGGCGGCTGGGTCGACGCGGTCATCATGCGGTTCGCGGACATCATGATGTCGCTGCCGTCGCTGGTCGTGATCCTCGTGGTGGCGGGCATCCTCGGGCCGAGCCTCGTCACGCTGATCGTCGCGATCGGGGTGTTCGGCTGGCCGGTCACCGGTCGCGTCGTCCGTGGCGCGACGTTGTCGCTCCGCGAGCACGAGTTCATCCTGGCCGCGAACGCGGTAGGCGCGAGCAACTGGTGGCTGATCCGGCGGCACATCCTGCCTGCCGTTCTCGCGCCGGTGACGGTCGTCGGTACGTTGACCGTCGCCGGAACGATCCTCGTCGAGGCCGCGCTGTCGTTCCTCGGCCTCGGGGTGCAGCCACCGCAGGCGAGCTGGGGCAACATGCTGATCGACGCGCAGAACCTCACGCTCGTCCAGACGATGCCGTGGCTGTGGCTGCCGCCGGGCATCGCGATCGCGCTCACCGTACTGTCGGTCAACTTCGTCGGCGACGGCCTGCGGGACGCCGTCGACCCGAGGCAGGGGTGA
- a CDS encoding ABC transporter permease encodes MGAYLIRRLITNIGVLFVICVGLFILVRAVPGDPIDVLVPPEVRGSAGPEFLELKRHELGLDQPLVVQFGRWLGDAVTGDFGMSFQYNRSVTGMLLERVGPTVLLMGTALLISWLLAFPLGILAALRRNSAVDYVTAAFSLGAISIPTFFLGIGAIYVFSLKLQVLPSSGMSSPDDGSGLDILRHLAMPAVLLGLAGAGPYVRYVRSGLLSELYADYVRTAMAKGASRLRAVVRHALRNALIPLVTVAALSIPNLLGGAVVVETVFSWPGMGQLAVAATNAQDYPVITGFALLISVLVIASNLAADLLYAVVDPRVRLG; translated from the coding sequence ATGGGCGCGTACCTCATCAGGCGGCTGATCACCAACATCGGCGTGCTGTTCGTGATCTGCGTCGGACTGTTCATCCTGGTCCGCGCGGTTCCCGGCGACCCGATCGACGTGCTCGTCCCGCCCGAGGTACGCGGCTCCGCCGGACCGGAGTTCCTCGAGCTGAAACGCCACGAGCTCGGACTGGACCAACCGTTGGTGGTCCAGTTCGGGCGGTGGCTGGGCGACGCGGTGACCGGCGACTTCGGGATGTCGTTCCAGTACAACCGGTCGGTCACCGGCATGCTGCTCGAGCGGGTCGGGCCGACCGTGCTGCTGATGGGCACGGCGCTGCTGATCTCCTGGCTGCTCGCGTTCCCGTTAGGCATCCTCGCGGCGCTGCGGCGCAACTCGGCGGTCGACTACGTGACCGCCGCGTTCAGCCTCGGCGCGATCTCGATCCCGACGTTCTTCCTCGGCATCGGCGCGATCTACGTGTTCTCGCTGAAGCTGCAGGTGCTCCCGTCGTCGGGCATGTCGTCGCCCGACGACGGCAGCGGGCTCGACATCCTGCGCCACCTGGCTATGCCGGCCGTGCTGCTCGGGCTCGCCGGCGCGGGACCGTACGTCCGGTACGTCCGCAGCGGACTGCTCAGCGAGCTGTACGCCGACTACGTCCGCACCGCGATGGCGAAGGGAGCGAGCAGGTTGCGCGCGGTCGTACGGCACGCGCTGCGGAACGCGTTGATCCCGCTCGTCACCGTGGCGGCGCTCTCGATCCCCAACCTGCTGGGAGGTGCGGTGGTCGTCGAGACGGTGTTCTCCTGGCCAGGCATGGGACAGCTCGCGGTCGCCGCGACGAACGCGCAGGACTACCCCGTGATCACCGGGTTCGCGTTGCTCATCTCGGTGCTCGTGATCGCGAGCAACCTCGCGGCCGACCTGCTGTACGCGGTCGTCGATCCCCGGGTGCGGCTCGGATGA
- a CDS encoding ABC transporter substrate-binding protein codes for MKRTLLRRAAAAAAGLALVATVAAACTDPTAGGTDPGGEKSGNPSAAAGPKTVNVYLYQKPTTFYPAAPAAGANQLVMTTIFEPLLGTNEKYELIPKLAEKWEISPDGKTITFNLRQGVVWSDGTPFTSKDVSFSFHKFADAKSGSGYALNFAGVEGIDDFQSGKAQTVTGFQTPDDNTFVVKSTKPNVGLVAQIGVYLIFPEAPLKDVPVAGFDKNAFWTNPTVGTGPFSFVTYKTDQYVEVKANPKYRTKVAVDRMYLRPVTSDAATASLQNGEMDLVQVSPTDLQRVEQMEGITVSSGPGPGFIRIAFDLQQPRFKDKRVRQAMVYAIDRKSMVETILGGKGTVQNGVFMGDAVPADINQYEYDPEKAKSLLKEAGWDPKEVVTINWIPGQRDRDAAATIVESQLNAVGMKVKLNQTQTLPPPPPQDATLFGGGNYIVEPYNDRVVISCKTWVPNGGNLPRYCNEQIDTLMEQANGTLDRDERMKLYQQAAKIENDEVSYLWLFSPDAIWATSSRLKGVKATGDFTGIFWNAAEWTIDDAAK; via the coding sequence ATGAAAAGGACCCTCCTCCGCAGGGCAGCGGCGGCAGCGGCCGGACTCGCGCTGGTCGCCACCGTAGCCGCGGCCTGCACCGACCCGACCGCCGGCGGCACCGATCCCGGTGGCGAGAAGAGCGGCAACCCCAGCGCGGCCGCTGGCCCGAAGACAGTGAACGTCTACCTCTACCAGAAGCCGACCACGTTCTACCCCGCTGCTCCGGCCGCCGGTGCGAACCAACTCGTGATGACGACGATCTTCGAGCCGCTGCTCGGGACGAACGAGAAGTACGAGCTGATCCCGAAGCTCGCCGAGAAGTGGGAGATCTCCCCCGATGGCAAGACGATCACGTTCAACCTGCGCCAGGGCGTGGTGTGGAGTGACGGTACGCCGTTCACCTCCAAGGATGTGAGCTTCTCCTTCCACAAGTTCGCCGACGCGAAGTCCGGCAGCGGGTACGCGCTGAACTTCGCCGGCGTCGAGGGCATCGACGACTTCCAGAGCGGCAAGGCACAGACCGTGACCGGCTTCCAGACGCCGGACGACAACACGTTCGTGGTCAAGTCGACCAAGCCCAACGTCGGCCTGGTCGCGCAGATCGGGGTCTACCTGATCTTCCCCGAGGCGCCGCTGAAGGACGTGCCGGTCGCCGGCTTCGACAAGAACGCGTTCTGGACCAACCCGACCGTCGGCACCGGACCGTTCTCGTTCGTCACGTACAAGACCGACCAGTACGTCGAGGTGAAGGCCAACCCGAAGTACCGGACGAAGGTCGCCGTCGACCGGATGTACCTGCGGCCGGTCACCTCCGACGCGGCCACCGCCTCGCTGCAGAACGGTGAGATGGACCTCGTGCAGGTCTCCCCCACCGACCTCCAGCGCGTCGAGCAGATGGAAGGCATCACGGTCTCGTCCGGTCCCGGGCCGGGCTTCATCCGGATCGCGTTCGACCTGCAGCAGCCGCGGTTCAAGGACAAGCGGGTCCGGCAGGCGATGGTCTACGCGATCGACCGCAAGTCGATGGTCGAGACGATCCTCGGCGGCAAGGGCACCGTGCAGAACGGCGTGTTCATGGGTGACGCCGTGCCGGCCGACATCAACCAGTACGAGTACGACCCGGAGAAGGCGAAGTCGCTGCTGAAGGAAGCGGGGTGGGATCCCAAGGAGGTCGTGACGATCAACTGGATCCCCGGCCAGCGCGACCGCGACGCCGCGGCGACGATCGTGGAGAGCCAGCTCAACGCGGTCGGCATGAAGGTCAAGCTGAACCAGACCCAGACGCTCCCCCCGCCGCCTCCGCAGGACGCGACCCTGTTCGGTGGTGGCAACTACATCGTCGAGCCGTACAACGACCGGGTCGTGATCAGCTGCAAGACCTGGGTGCCGAACGGTGGCAACCTGCCCCGCTACTGCAACGAGCAGATCGACACGTTGATGGAGCAGGCGAACGGCACGCTCGATCGCGACGAGCGAATGAAGCTGTACCAGCAGGCGGCGAAGATCGAGAACGACGAGGTCTCCTACCTGTGGCTGTTCAGCCCGGACGCGATCTGGGCGACGAGCAGCCGGCTCAAGGGCGTGAAGGCGACCGGTGACTTCACCGGCATCTTCTGGAACGCCGCGGAGTGGACCATCGACGACGCAGCCAAGTAG
- a CDS encoding fumarylacetoacetate hydrolase family protein, with product MRLLSFERDGRRYHGQLVGADEVRELGPGDLTELLAQEPDFATWTPTTGSTHRLQDVKVVTPIARPGKLLGVAANYQDHVVESGGPPLDRSRISPRLFLMPPTALIGPGDDIPYPKVSQEVDWEAELAVVIGKQARDVAEQDALNVVAGYAASNDVSARSMDYGYPRDTDDKAVWFFDWLAGKWLDGFAPVGPYLITADEIPDPQDLLIELRRNGEIRQQGSTKHMIFNVAELVAHASRLMTLEPGDVILTGTPAGVGSTTGDYLKSGDEVSVSITGPGVDFGILTNRVA from the coding sequence GTGCGGCTGCTGAGCTTCGAGCGCGACGGCCGGAGGTACCACGGCCAGCTCGTCGGCGCGGACGAGGTACGAGAGCTCGGCCCCGGTGACCTGACAGAGCTGCTCGCCCAGGAGCCCGACTTCGCGACCTGGACCCCCACCACGGGCAGCACGCACAGGCTCCAGGACGTCAAGGTCGTCACCCCGATCGCGCGTCCCGGCAAGCTGCTCGGCGTCGCGGCGAACTACCAGGACCACGTCGTCGAATCGGGCGGACCGCCGCTCGACCGTTCCCGCATCTCCCCTCGCCTGTTCCTGATGCCGCCGACCGCGCTGATCGGCCCGGGCGACGACATCCCGTACCCCAAGGTCAGCCAAGAGGTCGACTGGGAGGCCGAGCTCGCGGTCGTGATCGGCAAGCAGGCAAGAGATGTGGCCGAGCAGGACGCGTTGAACGTCGTCGCCGGGTACGCCGCGAGCAACGACGTCTCCGCGCGTTCGATGGACTACGGCTACCCGCGCGACACCGACGACAAGGCCGTGTGGTTCTTCGACTGGCTCGCCGGGAAGTGGCTCGACGGCTTCGCGCCCGTCGGCCCGTACCTCATCACCGCGGACGAGATCCCCGACCCGCAGGATCTCCTGATCGAGCTGCGCCGCAACGGCGAGATCCGCCAACAGGGCAGCACGAAACACATGATCTTCAACGTCGCGGAGCTTGTCGCCCACGCCTCCAGGCTGATGACGCTGGAGCCGGGCGACGTCATTCTCACCGGCACGCCGGCCGGTGTCGGTTCGACCACGGGGGACTACCTCAAGTCCGGCGACGAGGTGTCGGTCAGCATCACCGGTCCCGGTGTCGACTTCGGGATCCTGACCAATCGCGTCGCCTGA